In a genomic window of Occallatibacter riparius:
- a CDS encoding M48 family metallopeptidase encodes MTTGLNRSPRWAGTVAGLALALTTAVWSQSAPPSDQQTDKQQAPAAQQPAAQQPSAQQPAAQTGDSQSQQQPASTTADKPAPGTQPVAGDVPAPPPDTKADKKDKHNKKNKGDKDEASAKDSDENVKVDPDKVVEVGSEKQNVKPGSKEDVNAVGNREIGGRGMGNWYSTDSEIKMGKGYASEIEKSTKFITDPVITEYVNRVGQNIVKNSDCKVPFTIKIIDSDEINAMALPGGFFYVNSGLILNADEEAEMAGVMAHEVAHVCAHHAAREMTRMNYTQIGMVPLMIMLPYTWTGYGIYEATQLAIPIAFLKFSRDFEAEADYLGVQYMYRAGYDPQAFISFFEKVQALEKRKPGLVAKAFSDHPQTPDRILHSQEEIARILPAKDEYTVTTSEFDDVKARLARIENKRRLTDTKDKNKPSLRRASTSSDPNAQGSDSGDDRPTLHRREDQQQ; translated from the coding sequence ATGACGACTGGTCTTAACAGGTCCCCGAGGTGGGCGGGAACGGTCGCCGGGCTTGCCCTTGCGTTGACGACAGCCGTCTGGTCGCAGTCCGCACCTCCGTCTGACCAGCAAACCGACAAGCAGCAGGCTCCCGCTGCGCAGCAGCCAGCCGCCCAACAGCCCAGCGCCCAGCAGCCCGCGGCGCAGACCGGCGACAGCCAAAGCCAGCAGCAGCCGGCCAGCACCACCGCTGACAAGCCCGCCCCGGGGACGCAGCCGGTTGCCGGTGACGTTCCGGCGCCTCCGCCTGACACGAAAGCCGACAAGAAAGATAAGCACAACAAGAAGAACAAAGGCGACAAGGACGAAGCCTCAGCCAAGGATTCCGACGAGAACGTGAAGGTCGATCCCGACAAGGTGGTTGAAGTCGGCAGCGAGAAGCAAAATGTGAAGCCGGGCAGCAAGGAAGACGTCAATGCTGTGGGCAATCGCGAGATCGGCGGCCGCGGCATGGGCAACTGGTACTCGACGGACTCGGAGATCAAGATGGGCAAGGGCTATGCCTCCGAGATCGAGAAGAGCACGAAGTTCATCACCGACCCGGTGATCACGGAATATGTGAACCGCGTGGGACAGAACATCGTCAAGAATTCCGACTGCAAGGTTCCGTTCACGATCAAGATCATCGATTCCGATGAGATCAACGCCATGGCGCTGCCGGGCGGGTTCTTCTATGTCAACTCCGGGCTGATTCTGAACGCCGATGAGGAAGCCGAGATGGCCGGCGTGATGGCTCACGAAGTTGCTCACGTCTGCGCGCACCATGCGGCACGCGAAATGACCCGCATGAACTACACGCAGATCGGCATGGTGCCGTTGATGATCATGCTGCCGTACACGTGGACCGGATACGGCATTTACGAGGCCACACAACTCGCGATTCCAATTGCGTTCCTGAAGTTCAGCCGCGACTTCGAGGCCGAGGCCGATTACCTGGGCGTGCAGTACATGTATCGCGCCGGGTACGATCCGCAGGCGTTTATCAGCTTCTTTGAAAAGGTACAGGCGCTGGAGAAACGCAAGCCGGGCCTGGTGGCCAAGGCGTTCTCCGACCACCCGCAAACTCCGGACCGTATCCTGCACTCGCAGGAGGAGATCGCGCGCATCTTGCCGGCGAAGGACGAATACACAGTTACGACCTCGGAGTTCGACGACGTGAAGGCTCGGCTGGCGCGGATCGAGAACAAGCGCCGTCTGACCGACACCAAAGACAAGAACAAGCCCTCGCTGCGCCGGGCGAGCACCAGCAGCGATCCGAACGCGCAGGGAAGTGACAGCGGGGACGATCGGCCGACGCTGCATCGTCGCGAGGACCAGCAGCAGTAA
- a CDS encoding helix-turn-helix domain-containing protein, with protein sequence MRIARSNLLVPEVREVMDIRQASDYLGISPDTLYKYASEGFVPAFKLGNRWRFKRSRLDEWMDRQSEIQSGAVDVQPEQKKPPKAAGD encoded by the coding sequence ATGCGTATAGCCCGGTCTAACCTTCTTGTCCCCGAGGTGCGTGAGGTGATGGATATCCGCCAAGCCTCTGATTATTTGGGGATTTCGCCCGACACTCTGTACAAATACGCTTCCGAGGGCTTTGTGCCGGCATTCAAGCTGGGGAACCGCTGGAGGTTCAAGCGCAGCCGGCTGGATGAGTGGATGGACCGGCAGTCGGAGATCCAGTCCGGCGCAGTGGACGTGCAGCCGGAGCAGAAGAAACCGCCCAAGGCGGCGGGAGATTGA
- a CDS encoding SpoIIAA family protein translates to MPIQTDGSAANHMVVRATGKLTKDELIQFRKDFELFLHDRGKLRMLFDVTEFHGWDSVGALWQEAKFDLEYLSKVERLAVVGAKKWQQALEAAVKPFAHPTTRYFEAGEMQAAHDWLISK, encoded by the coding sequence TTGCCAATTCAAACCGATGGATCTGCAGCCAATCACATGGTAGTTCGGGCGACGGGCAAGCTCACAAAGGATGAACTCATCCAGTTCAGGAAGGATTTTGAGCTATTTTTGCACGACCGCGGGAAGCTGCGCATGCTTTTCGATGTGACGGAGTTTCATGGATGGGATTCAGTAGGGGCGTTGTGGCAGGAGGCCAAGTTCGACCTCGAGTACCTCTCCAAGGTTGAGCGTTTGGCGGTGGTGGGAGCGAAGAAGTGGCAACAGGCGCTGGAAGCCGCAGTGAAGCCCTTTGCGCATCCGACGACGCGCTACTTCGAGGCCGGTGAGATGCAGGCCGCGCATGATTGGCTGATAAGCAAGTAG
- a CDS encoding M24 family metallopeptidase — MEHLRRIGALRRKLTRTGLSGLLVTHLPDLRYLCGFTGSSAALAITRRTARMFTDGRYIAQAKAEVAGAQVEIVTRAPAITAVEWLAAQLASQGASQPEQFAGFDPVHTTVADLQRWKAALPAKLRRNFLTPIAAPLVEPLRLVKDEDELRIMSEAALLGCQLFDHMLGYLRPGLREIEVAAELEHQARLVGAEGMSFDTIVASGQRSALPHGHATEARLPRRGFLTLDFGIIHDGYCSDMTRTVYFGSPRPEERRAYQAVLEAQEAAVAAVTAGAICGDVDEAARSVLRNAGLAEAFTHSTGHGVGLEIHESPRVGANQTTRLQAGMVVTIEPGIYLEGRFGIRIEDMVAVTRDGGEILTPAPKTLIEL; from the coding sequence GTGGAGCACTTACGTCGCATTGGCGCATTGCGCCGCAAGCTGACTCGGACCGGACTTTCGGGGCTCCTGGTCACTCATCTTCCCGATCTCAGATACCTTTGCGGGTTTACCGGCTCCAGCGCTGCCCTGGCAATTACCCGACGCACGGCGCGCATGTTCACAGACGGACGCTACATTGCTCAAGCGAAAGCCGAGGTTGCGGGAGCGCAAGTGGAGATTGTCACGCGCGCTCCAGCGATAACCGCCGTGGAGTGGCTGGCCGCGCAACTCGCGAGCCAGGGAGCGTCGCAACCGGAGCAGTTCGCTGGGTTCGACCCGGTTCACACGACCGTGGCCGATCTGCAGCGCTGGAAGGCCGCACTGCCCGCGAAGCTCAGGCGCAATTTCCTCACGCCGATTGCTGCGCCGCTGGTGGAGCCGCTGCGGCTTGTGAAGGATGAAGACGAACTGCGGATCATGAGCGAGGCCGCTCTGCTGGGGTGCCAGCTCTTCGATCACATGCTGGGATATTTGCGGCCGGGACTTAGGGAGATCGAAGTGGCAGCGGAACTCGAGCACCAAGCGCGCCTGGTTGGCGCGGAGGGGATGTCGTTCGACACGATAGTTGCTTCAGGGCAACGATCGGCCCTTCCGCATGGGCACGCAACTGAGGCGCGTCTGCCGCGACGCGGATTCCTCACGCTGGACTTCGGTATAATCCACGATGGCTACTGCTCGGATATGACGCGTACCGTTTACTTTGGCAGCCCCAGGCCAGAGGAACGCAGGGCATACCAGGCAGTGTTGGAGGCACAGGAGGCAGCCGTTGCGGCGGTGACCGCGGGCGCCATATGCGGCGATGTGGATGAAGCCGCACGAAGCGTTCTCCGCAATGCGGGACTTGCCGAGGCATTTACCCACTCCACCGGCCACGGAGTGGGACTTGAGATTCACGAATCGCCGCGTGTCGGCGCGAATCAGACTACCCGCCTGCAGGCAGGCATGGTAGTGACCATCGAACCGGGCATTTATCTGGAGGGCCGGTTCGGCATACGCATTGAGGATATGGTGGCCGTAACGCGCGATGGAGGCGAGATCCTGACGCCGGCGCCGAAGACCCTCATCGAACTTTGA
- the accB gene encoding acetyl-CoA carboxylase biotin carboxyl carrier protein: MKPEDIDDLKQLVEFLKENQVAEFELDQGDQKIRLKFKQPEVPAPIAHVIAGAPAMMAAPVPMTMAAPAPAAAPPAAAPAADPDAGLHIIKSPIVGTYYGSPSPGSAPFVAPGDRVEKGQVICIVEAMKLMNEIESDASGEVVKVLVSNGQPVEFGQPLFAVRTA, translated from the coding sequence ATGAAACCCGAAGATATTGATGATCTCAAGCAACTGGTCGAATTCCTCAAAGAGAACCAGGTGGCCGAATTCGAGCTGGACCAGGGCGACCAGAAGATTCGGCTCAAGTTCAAGCAGCCCGAGGTGCCTGCGCCTATTGCGCATGTGATCGCCGGTGCACCGGCGATGATGGCTGCGCCTGTTCCCATGACCATGGCTGCCCCTGCGCCGGCTGCCGCGCCGCCGGCGGCTGCGCCTGCGGCTGATCCTGACGCAGGGCTGCACATCATCAAGTCGCCCATCGTCGGGACGTATTATGGCTCGCCGTCTCCTGGTTCCGCGCCGTTTGTTGCGCCTGGAGACCGCGTGGAAAAGGGCCAAGTGATTTGCATCGTAGAAGCCATGAAACTGATGAACGAGATTGAGTCCGATGCATCGGGTGAAGTGGTGAAGGTGCTGGTGTCGAACGGGCAGCCGGTGGAGTTTGGGCAGCCGCTGTTTGCTGTGAGGACAGCGTAG